A genomic segment from Nicotiana sylvestris chromosome 1, ASM39365v2, whole genome shotgun sequence encodes:
- the LOC138873208 gene encoding uncharacterized protein — protein sequence MEALSTIDAMKAKIESLDEHVNAGVTEVANNVVVTMEAKIEAPKPLVFKGVCNAQEVENFLWNLENYFRHGKVRDDEAKINTAVLYLSEIAMLWWRRKMADMDKGLCTISTWDQFKAEFKRQFFPNNVLYEARRKLTELKQTRNIRNYVKEFTTLMLQIPNLTNDDLLFHFMDGLQNWAKQELQCRQVTNIDQSIVEAESLMDFRHDKNDKGNGKESKVNNVKSGGDRDKGNEIQQQYSKTQDLKKSSSRQGYTKKKAQVEKKGCYICVWPHGFRNCPDFKSLSAIVRERKEQPQGASPGTAQLGMIGLCGAVTKQAIQPTKNSNQYVNLTINNKPARAMVDTGATHNFVTEAAAKRLELKLDQPTLASRP from the coding sequence ATGGAGGCtttgagtactatcgatgctatgaaggcaaagatagagtcactcgaTGAGCATGTCAATGCTGGCGTGACCGAGGTAGCCAACAATGTTGTGGTGACGATGGAGGCCAAGATCGAGGCTCCTAAACCCCTGGTGTTCAAAGGTGTTTGTAatgcacaagaagtggaaaacttcctttGGAATTTGGAGAACTACTTCAGGCATGGCAAAGTAAGGGACGATGAGGCCAAGATCAACACTGCGGTATTGTACCTCTCAGAGATTGCCATGctatggtggagaaggaagatggCCGACATGGATAAAGGTCTATGTACTATTAGCACATGGGATCAGTTCAAAGCAGAGTTCAAGCGACAGTTCTTTCCAAATAATGTCTTGTACGAGGCAAGGCGCAAGCTTACGGAATTGAAGCAAACAAGGAACATACGTAACTATGTCAAGgagttcactacccttatgcttcaaatccccaacctgaccaatgatgacttgttgttccacttcatggacgggttgcaaaattgggctaagCAGGAGTTGCAATGCCGACAAGTCACTAATATAGACCAATCCATAGTGGAGGCCGAATCATTGATGGATTTCAGGCATGACAAGAACGACAAAGGCAATGGCAAGGAGTCAAAGGTTAACAATGTCAAAAGTGGGGGAGACCGTGACAAAGGCAAtgagatacaacaacaatactccaagactcaagatttAAAAAAGTCGAGTAGCCGTCAGGGCTACACCAAGAAGAAGGCACAGGTCGAGAAGAAGGGATGCTATATATGCGTATGGCCACATGGCTTCAGGAATTGTCCTGACTTCAAGAGCCTCAGTGCCATAGTACGTGAGCGGAAGGAGCAGCCACAAGGAGCGAGTCCGGGAACCGCACAGTTGGGTATGATTGGATTATGTGGTGCTGTCACGAAGCAAGCTATCCAACCTACCAAGAATAGCAATCAGTACGTGAatctcaccatcaacaacaagcccgctcgtgcaatggtggacactggagcaactcataatttTGTGACTGAGGCTGCCGCAAAGAGACTGGAATTGAAGCTTGACCAACCAACTCTCGCGTCAAGACCGTGA